One region of Parerythrobacter jejuensis genomic DNA includes:
- a CDS encoding HesA/MoeB/ThiF family protein: MSLSPERLERFARHIVLPEIGGAGQAALVDKHVVVVGLGGIGSPALQYLAGAGIGRLTLVDSDSVDASNLQRQTLFSERDIGHGKAVAARRWVQNFDRSLRVTISDQRIDAGNARELMASADLVLDGTDNFATRLAVSDACVASGVPLLSAAVGRFQGQVAAFAGHLPGQPCYRCFVGDAFDADDCDTCAEDGVLGAMVGWVGTFAAMHAVRVLLDGTNRFGDAQWGKLQLMDGIKPGMRAIAIPKDPGCKGCRAKVS, translated from the coding sequence ATGAGCTTGTCACCAGAGCGACTGGAACGGTTTGCGCGCCATATTGTCCTGCCCGAAATTGGCGGCGCCGGCCAGGCAGCGCTGGTCGACAAGCATGTTGTTGTCGTGGGCCTGGGCGGCATCGGCTCCCCCGCGCTGCAATATCTCGCGGGCGCCGGAATCGGGCGCCTCACCCTTGTCGACAGCGACAGCGTCGATGCCAGCAATTTGCAGCGCCAGACGCTCTTTTCCGAACGCGATATCGGCCATGGCAAAGCCGTTGCCGCGCGGCGCTGGGTGCAGAATTTCGATCGCTCCTTGCGGGTCACGATCAGCGACCAGCGGATCGATGCGGGGAATGCGCGCGAATTGATGGCATCGGCGGATCTGGTGCTGGACGGCACCGACAATTTCGCCACCCGGCTGGCAGTGTCGGACGCCTGTGTCGCATCAGGCGTTCCACTGCTCTCCGCCGCTGTCGGGCGCTTCCAGGGCCAGGTCGCTGCATTCGCCGGCCATCTGCCTGGCCAGCCCTGCTATCGCTGCTTCGTGGGTGATGCTTTCGACGCCGATGATTGCGACACCTGCGCCGAAGACGGCGTTTTGGGCGCGATGGTTGGCTGGGTCGGCACCTTCGCGGCGATGCACGCCGTGCGGGTTCTGCTCGATGGCACCAACCGCTTCGGTGACGCGCAATGGGGCAAGCTGCAACTAATGGACGGGATCAAGCCCGGAATGCGCGCGATTGCGATCCCCAAGGATCCAGGCTGCAAGGGGTGTAGAGCGAAGGTCAGTTAG
- a CDS encoding class I SAM-dependent methyltransferase: MSESVSFGYEDVAPEEKTERVGAVFSNVAAKYDIMNDAMSGGMHRLWKDRFVRRVKPQPGEAILDMAGGTGDIAFRMAERGAEVTVADINQEMLDVGVERAMERGIAGLVWSRQNAEELDYIDRQFHAYTIVFGIRNVTHIDKALAEAHRVLKHGGRFYCMEFSTTDWPGFKEIYDLYSHQLMPKIGKAIADDEDSYRYLAESIRRFPKPPVFEQMIRDAGFEQTRVEQILGGAVNIHSGWKI; encoded by the coding sequence ATGAGTGAAAGCGTATCTTTCGGTTACGAAGATGTAGCCCCCGAAGAGAAAACAGAGCGTGTTGGCGCGGTGTTTTCCAATGTCGCGGCCAAATATGACATCATGAATGATGCCATGTCGGGCGGCATGCACCGGCTGTGGAAGGATCGCTTCGTTCGCAGGGTAAAACCGCAACCGGGTGAAGCCATTCTGGATATGGCTGGCGGTACCGGCGATATTGCATTTCGCATGGCGGAGCGCGGCGCCGAGGTGACCGTTGCCGACATAAACCAGGAAATGCTGGACGTCGGCGTGGAACGCGCGATGGAGCGCGGCATAGCCGGCCTCGTCTGGTCACGCCAGAACGCGGAAGAGCTCGACTATATAGACCGGCAATTCCACGCCTACACGATCGTGTTCGGCATCCGGAATGTCACCCATATCGACAAGGCGTTGGCCGAGGCGCACCGCGTATTGAAGCATGGCGGGCGCTTCTATTGCATGGAATTCAGCACCACGGACTGGCCCGGGTTCAAGGAAATATACGATCTCTATTCGCACCAGTTGATGCCCAAGATCGGCAAGGCAATTGCGGATGACGAGGACAGCTACCGCTATCTCGCCGAATCGATCCGCCGCTTTCCCAAGCCGCCGGTGTTCGAGCAGATGATCCGCGATGCAGGTTTCGAGCAGACGCGTGTCGAGCAGATCCTCGGCGGCGCTGTAAACATCCATTCGGGATGGAAGATTTGA
- the nth gene encoding endonuclease III encodes MTKDQIFEFFRRLADDNPEPETELEYGNAYQLVVAVALSAQATDVGVNKATRRLFAEVKTPQQMLELGEEGLKEHIKTIGLFNSKAKNVILLSQLLVDEYGGEVPDTREDLVRLPGVGRKTANVVLNCWFKQETFAVDTHILRVGNRTGLAKGKTPEKVEEKLEKRVPQPFRLHAHHWLILHGRYVCKARTPECWRCGQVDLCSFRKKVLEKPKGR; translated from the coding sequence ATGACCAAGGACCAGATTTTCGAGTTTTTCCGGCGGCTGGCGGATGACAATCCCGAGCCGGAGACCGAGCTGGAGTATGGCAATGCCTACCAGCTGGTGGTGGCCGTGGCTCTATCGGCACAGGCAACCGATGTGGGGGTCAACAAGGCGACGCGCAGGCTGTTTGCCGAAGTCAAAACCCCGCAACAGATGCTGGAGCTCGGTGAGGAAGGCCTCAAAGAGCACATCAAGACGATCGGGCTGTTCAATTCCAAGGCCAAGAATGTGATCCTGCTTAGTCAGCTGCTGGTCGATGAATATGGCGGCGAAGTTCCCGACACGCGCGAGGACCTCGTGCGGCTCCCTGGCGTGGGCCGCAAGACCGCCAATGTCGTGCTAAATTGCTGGTTCAAACAGGAAACCTTTGCGGTCGACACCCATATTCTGCGCGTCGGCAACCGCACGGGTCTCGCCAAAGGCAAAACGCCGGAGAAGGTCGAAGAGAAGCTCGAAAAGCGCGTGCCCCAGCCCTTCCGCCTGCACGCGCATCACTGGCTGATCCTGCACGGTCGCTATGTCTGCAAGGCACGCACGCCGGAATGCTGGCGGTGCGGGCAAGTGGATCTGTGCAGCTTCAGGAAGAAGGTTCTGGAGAAGCCCAAGGGGCGTTAG
- the ubiB gene encoding 2-polyprenylphenol 6-hydroxylase: MTRPATHIWRLLKWGRTAAKHGALRGIERDPNTPSPVRRLTRLARLGTFPPAVPDYAGAFRDIGPAAIKLGQSLATRPDLVGEEAANNLLSLQDSLPPVAFSEIEAAVAATFDQPLDTLFLSIDPVPVGAASIAQVHKAVTSDGRQVALKVLRPGIREKFARDIQTYEWAAAHVEAMGDEAARLRPRATIANFKRWTNTELDLRREAASASELAESMRGFEGYRVPTIDWDRTNGRVMTVEWIDGVKISDREALIAAGHDLEELAERLVLAFLTQAISGGFFHADMHQGNLFVQADGTIVAIDFGIMGRIDRRARQWLAEILYGLTTGNYQRVAEIHFEAQYVPSHHSVGEFATALRAVGEPMRGKPVKELSVGQMLDGLFAITRDFDMQTQPHLLLLQKTMVMVEGIATQLNPEINMWDTSAPYVRSWIRDELGPEAALADAVKENMATLLRLPDLVRRVEEKFPPKGGAPEAAPLPEVELMWDRKAKKRNGGWFGYVISAAIGAGAVAGALALGWIG; the protein is encoded by the coding sequence ATGACGCGGCCTGCAACGCATATCTGGCGGCTTCTGAAATGGGGCCGGACGGCTGCGAAGCACGGGGCGTTGCGCGGGATCGAGCGTGATCCCAATACGCCGTCGCCCGTGCGACGCCTGACCCGCTTGGCCCGGCTGGGCACTTTTCCGCCTGCTGTTCCCGATTATGCCGGTGCCTTTCGCGATATTGGCCCTGCCGCGATCAAGCTCGGTCAATCGCTGGCGACGCGCCCCGATCTGGTCGGCGAGGAAGCGGCCAACAACCTGCTCTCTTTGCAGGACAGCCTGCCACCGGTCGCCTTTTCGGAGATCGAGGCCGCCGTCGCTGCCACCTTCGACCAGCCGCTCGACACGCTATTTTTGAGTATCGATCCTGTACCGGTAGGCGCTGCATCCATTGCCCAGGTGCACAAGGCAGTGACGAGCGATGGGCGCCAGGTTGCCCTGAAAGTCTTGCGCCCGGGCATTCGCGAGAAATTCGCGCGGGACATCCAGACCTATGAATGGGCTGCAGCCCATGTCGAGGCGATGGGCGATGAAGCTGCCCGCCTGCGCCCGCGTGCGACAATTGCCAATTTCAAACGCTGGACCAATACCGAGCTGGATCTGCGCCGCGAGGCAGCCTCCGCCAGCGAACTGGCGGAATCTATGCGCGGGTTCGAAGGGTACCGCGTCCCCACTATCGATTGGGACCGGACCAATGGCCGCGTGATGACCGTCGAGTGGATCGACGGGGTCAAGATCAGCGACAGAGAAGCCCTGATCGCAGCCGGCCATGATCTGGAAGAACTGGCAGAGCGGCTGGTACTGGCCTTTCTGACGCAAGCGATCAGTGGCGGTTTCTTCCATGCCGATATGCATCAGGGCAATCTGTTCGTGCAGGCCGACGGCACGATCGTCGCGATCGATTTCGGGATTATGGGCCGGATAGACCGTCGCGCGCGCCAATGGCTCGCCGAAATTCTCTATGGCCTGACGACCGGCAATTACCAGCGCGTCGCCGAAATCCATTTCGAAGCGCAATACGTTCCGAGCCATCATTCGGTCGGTGAATTCGCCACTGCATTGCGGGCAGTGGGCGAGCCCATGCGCGGCAAGCCGGTCAAGGAATTGAGCGTTGGCCAGATGCTCGATGGCCTGTTTGCCATCACCCGTGATTTCGACATGCAGACCCAGCCGCATCTGCTGCTGCTGCAAAAGACAATGGTGATGGTCGAAGGGATTGCGACCCAGCTCAATCCCGAGATCAATATGTGGGACACGTCCGCACCCTATGTCCGCAGCTGGATCCGTGACGAACTGGGGCCCGAAGCCGCGCTCGCCGATGCAGTGAAAGAGAATATGGCGACACTGTTGCGCCTTCCCGACCTGGTTCGCCGGGTGGAAGAAAAATTCCCGCCCAAAGGTGGCGCGCCCGAAGCAGCCCCTCTGCCCGAAGTCGAACTGATGTGGGACCGAAAGGCCAAGAAGCGCAATGGCGGCTGGTTCGGCTACGTTATAAGCGCCGCTATCGGTGCCGGGGCAGTTGCCGGCGCTTTGGCTCTGGGCTGGATTGGCTGA
- the dnaA gene encoding chromosomal replication initiator protein DnaA, producing the protein MGKDISRAGVAKRNSKEDLMEDQEAVNLAADWADISQGLRKDLGHQLHSQWIKPIQIGGFCDDTGTLDLYLPTEFSANWVQDRFADRLSLAWKIARSNVRNVRIQVHPGRRKLPDIALGDGRRPANDGLDMGMMVSGAGTINDAGFTSSVGLDASLTFAAFVTGETNILACNAAQRMAATEQPQFSPLYLKAATGQGKTHLLHAIGHHYLSAHPRARIFYCSAERFMVEFVSALKANQMIEFKARLRSFDLLLVDDIQFIIGKASAQEELLYTIDHLLAEGKRLVFAADRAPQALDGVEPRLLSRLSMGLVADIQAADIELRKKILESKLTRFAPLDVPEDVIEFLARTITRNVRELVGGLNKLIAYAQLTGQTVSLQLAEEQLTDILSANRRRITIDEIQRTVCQFYRIDRSEMSSKRRARAVVRPRQVAMYLSKVLTPRSYPEIGRKFGGRDHSTVIHAVRLIEDLRQRDADMDGDVRSLLRQLES; encoded by the coding sequence ATGGGTAAAGACATAAGCAGGGCCGGGGTCGCAAAACGCAATTCGAAAGAGGATCTGATGGAAGATCAGGAAGCGGTGAACCTGGCTGCCGATTGGGCAGACATCAGCCAGGGGCTCCGCAAGGATCTTGGCCATCAACTCCACAGCCAGTGGATCAAGCCGATCCAGATTGGCGGCTTCTGCGACGATACCGGTACGCTCGATCTATACTTGCCGACCGAATTCTCGGCCAACTGGGTCCAGGATCGCTTTGCGGACCGTTTATCGCTGGCCTGGAAAATCGCCCGTAGCAACGTCCGCAATGTGCGCATTCAGGTGCATCCGGGCCGTCGCAAGCTGCCCGATATCGCCTTGGGTGACGGGCGACGCCCCGCCAATGATGGCCTTGATATGGGCATGATGGTCAGCGGCGCCGGGACGATCAACGATGCCGGTTTCACGTCTTCTGTCGGGCTCGATGCTTCGCTGACCTTCGCCGCTTTCGTTACTGGCGAAACGAACATCCTGGCCTGCAACGCAGCGCAGCGCATGGCCGCGACCGAGCAACCGCAATTCAGCCCGCTCTACCTCAAGGCCGCAACCGGCCAGGGTAAGACGCACCTGCTGCACGCTATCGGCCATCACTATCTGTCGGCCCATCCGCGTGCGCGCATTTTCTACTGCAGTGCAGAGCGTTTCATGGTCGAATTCGTCTCAGCGCTCAAAGCCAACCAGATGATCGAATTCAAGGCTCGCCTGCGCAGTTTCGACCTGCTGCTGGTGGACGATATCCAGTTCATCATCGGCAAGGCGAGCGCGCAGGAGGAATTGCTCTACACGATCGATCACCTGCTGGCCGAGGGCAAGCGACTGGTCTTCGCCGCCGACCGTGCGCCGCAGGCTCTCGACGGGGTCGAACCGCGCCTGCTCAGCCGTCTGTCGATGGGCCTCGTCGCCGACATCCAGGCCGCCGACATCGAATTGCGTAAGAAGATCCTCGAAAGCAAGCTGACCCGCTTTGCGCCGCTGGACGTGCCCGAAGACGTCATCGAATTCCTCGCCCGCACCATCACGCGCAATGTGCGCGAGCTGGTCGGCGGCCTCAACAAGCTGATCGCCTACGCCCAGCTCACCGGCCAGACGGTTTCGCTACAGCTGGCCGAAGAACAGCTGACCGATATCCTGTCCGCAAACCGCCGCCGGATCACGATTGACGAGATCCAGCGCACCGTGTGCCAGTTCTATCGCATCGACCGCAGTGAGATGAGCAGCAAGCGACGCGCACGTGCCGTTGTCCGGCCGCGCCAGGTTGCGATGTATCTTTCCAAGGTTCTCACCCCGCGCAGCTATCCCGAAATCGGGCGCAAGTTCGGGGGCCGCGACCATTCCACGGTGATCCATGCCGTGCGCCTGATCGAGGATCTGCGCCAGCGTGACGCCGATATGGATGGCGATGTGCGTAGCCTGTTGAGACAGCTGGAGAGCTAG
- a CDS encoding NAD(P)H-dependent oxidoreductase, translating to MLTSTKGSILKRTLTLHSLSSSFSASRIVRIANRMRVLLLDGHPDENRFSSHLLQQYEDALPQGTIANRIAVRDMEFSPILRFGYAKRVEWEPDVANLAKQIDECDHLVVSFPMWWGSEPAELKGLLDRVLLPGFAFAYHSDDPWWDKLMEGRSADVIATMDTPPFFLRLSYGNALIKRWKRQILGFCGFKPVRFLACGPIKHGNAEKHADKWEKQIQRLARSIRIASEDKKQLRLETFLNRKNAPSASRFNQ from the coding sequence TTGCTGACATCGACCAAGGGTTCAATTCTCAAGCGAACATTGACCCTGCATTCCTTATCGTCCAGTTTTTCTGCTTCGCGAATTGTCAGGATTGCTAATCGTATGCGCGTGCTTCTGCTTGATGGTCATCCCGACGAGAATCGGTTTTCCTCGCACCTGCTCCAGCAATACGAGGACGCTCTGCCGCAAGGAACAATCGCCAACAGGATTGCGGTCCGAGACATGGAATTCTCGCCGATCTTGCGGTTCGGATATGCAAAACGCGTAGAGTGGGAGCCGGATGTTGCCAATCTGGCGAAACAAATTGATGAGTGCGATCACTTGGTGGTCAGCTTTCCTATGTGGTGGGGAAGCGAGCCTGCCGAACTCAAAGGCCTGCTCGACCGCGTGCTCTTGCCCGGCTTCGCATTTGCCTATCATTCCGACGACCCTTGGTGGGATAAGCTCATGGAAGGCCGCTCTGCGGATGTGATCGCAACGATGGATACACCGCCATTCTTCTTGCGACTGAGCTACGGCAATGCATTAATCAAACGATGGAAGCGCCAGATTCTCGGTTTCTGCGGTTTCAAGCCAGTCCGGTTTCTGGCTTGCGGGCCTATCAAGCATGGGAACGCAGAGAAGCATGCCGATAAATGGGAAAAGCAGATTCAGCGGCTAGCTCGATCGATCCGGATTGCCTCTGAAGACAAGAAGCAACTTCGTCTCGAGACCTTCCTCAATCGAAAGAATGCGCCGTCAGCTTCCCGTTTCAACCAATAG
- the mutM gene encoding bifunctional DNA-formamidopyrimidine glycosylase/DNA-(apurinic or apyrimidinic site) lyase, translating to MPELPEVETTVRGLARFLEGERITRAAVNRPDMRRPFPPQLVQAMTGATISSLGRRAKYGLLHTDRDQTLIFHLGMSGRWRIDPDSPDKHDHFILETAGHHFALCDPRRFGWVDLVDTQSLPTWPSFAAMGPEPLGDSLTVDYLKQALAGRKQAIKLCLLDQSIIAGLGNIYVCEALHHAGIHPRKAGGKVSKPALARLIPAIQNVLTQSIHDGGSSLRDYAQPDGELGYFATRFDVYGREGDACHREDGGIIRRFAQGGRSTWFCPRCQR from the coding sequence ATGCCTGAACTTCCTGAAGTCGAAACAACGGTGCGGGGCCTTGCACGGTTCCTTGAGGGAGAGCGGATCACGCGCGCTGCCGTCAACCGCCCCGATATGCGCCGCCCGTTCCCGCCCCAATTGGTGCAAGCAATGACGGGCGCCACCATTTCCAGCCTGGGCCGGCGCGCCAAATACGGGCTGCTTCATACAGACCGGGACCAGACCCTGATCTTCCACCTGGGCATGAGCGGGCGCTGGCGGATTGATCCGGACAGCCCCGACAAGCATGACCATTTCATCCTGGAAACAGCGGGGCACCATTTTGCGCTGTGCGATCCGCGCCGCTTTGGCTGGGTCGACCTGGTCGATACCCAGAGCCTGCCGACGTGGCCAAGCTTTGCCGCGATGGGCCCCGAACCATTGGGCGACAGTCTGACCGTCGATTACCTGAAACAGGCCCTTGCCGGCCGCAAGCAAGCAATCAAGCTTTGCCTGCTCGACCAATCGATCATCGCAGGCTTGGGCAATATCTATGTCTGCGAGGCGCTGCACCATGCCGGTATCCATCCCCGCAAGGCAGGTGGCAAAGTTTCGAAACCTGCGCTTGCCCGCCTGATTCCGGCAATCCAGAATGTTCTGACCCAATCGATCCACGACGGAGGATCATCGCTCCGGGACTATGCGCAACCCGACGGAGAGCTGGGCTATTTCGCCACCCGGTTCGATGTCTATGGCCGCGAGGGAGACGCCTGCCACCGCGAGGATGGGGGTATCATCCGACGCTTCGCCCAAGGCGGGCGCAGCACATGGTTCTGCCCACGGTGCCAGAGATAG
- the rpsT gene encoding 30S ribosomal protein S20: MANTPQARKRIRRNNRRAEINTARMSRIRGFVKKVETAIEGGDKEAAQTALRAAQPEMARGVARGVLHKNTAARKFSRLTKRVAAL, encoded by the coding sequence ATGGCCAACACGCCGCAAGCCCGCAAGCGTATCCGTCGCAACAACCGCCGCGCCGAAATCAACACCGCGCGCATGAGCCGCATCCGTGGTTTCGTGAAGAAGGTCGAAACGGCTATCGAAGGTGGCGACAAAGAAGCAGCCCAGACCGCACTTCGTGCCGCCCAGCCTGAAATGGCACGCGGCGTTGCTCGCGGCGTACTGCACAAGAACACCGCTGCGCGGAAATTCTCGCGCCTGACCAAGCGAGTCGCAGCACTCTGA
- the dapB gene encoding 4-hydroxy-tetrahydrodipicolinate reductase, whose protein sequence is MARIGIIGSAGRMGQAIATALADREHDLAGGVDAGGDAASLADRSDALVDFSSPQALEANLHAAIGAGIPLVIGTTGLDEPHHTAIDNAARDVAILQTGNTSLGVTLLAHLAREAASRLGPDWDIEIVEMHHRHKVDAPSGTALLLGEAAAEGRGIDLTANTESGRDGHTGERAAGAIGFAALRGGTVAGDHSVILAGEQERITLSHAAENRMIFARGAVRAAEWLMGKPPGRYTMPEVLNL, encoded by the coding sequence ATGGCGCGTATCGGAATCATTGGCAGCGCGGGGCGGATGGGTCAGGCCATCGCGACCGCCCTTGCCGACCGCGAGCATGATCTTGCCGGAGGCGTGGATGCGGGCGGCGATGCCGCCTCCCTGGCCGACCGCAGCGATGCGCTGGTCGACTTCTCGTCTCCGCAAGCGCTCGAGGCCAATCTCCATGCAGCCATCGGGGCCGGCATCCCGCTGGTGATCGGCACCACCGGGCTGGACGAACCGCACCACACGGCAATCGACAACGCAGCCCGCGATGTCGCGATCCTCCAAACCGGCAACACCTCGCTCGGCGTCACTTTGCTCGCGCATCTCGCACGCGAGGCGGCCAGCCGATTGGGGCCGGACTGGGATATCGAGATTGTCGAAATGCACCACCGGCACAAGGTCGATGCCCCGTCGGGCACTGCCCTGTTGCTGGGCGAAGCGGCGGCGGAAGGGCGCGGGATCGATCTGACTGCCAATACCGAAAGTGGCCGTGACGGGCATACCGGCGAAAGGGCGGCAGGCGCGATTGGCTTTGCCGCGCTGCGCGGGGGCACGGTTGCGGGGGATCACAGTGTGATCCTGGCCGGGGAGCAGGAACGCATCACCCTCTCCCACGCCGCAGAAAACCGCATGATCTTTGCCCGCGGGGCAGTACGCGCGGCCGAATGGCTGATGGGCAAACCGCCGGGCCGCTACACCATGCCGGAGGTGCTCAACCTGTGA
- a CDS encoding NAD-dependent deacylase produces MAEIRNIVILTGAGISAESGIDTFRSAGGLWEQHRVEDVATPEGFARDPELVLGFYDMRREALRKVQPNAAHAALARLDRQFAGELLIVTQNVDDLHERAGARRILHMHGELKSALCISCEMRSPWDATLSDRPPCPVCRAPSLRPDVVWFGEMPYQMDRIYSALREADLFVSIGTSGAVYPAAGFVRDARDLGARTLELNLERSEGSAWFHESRQGKAGELVPEWVDEVLIS; encoded by the coding sequence ATGGCCGAGATACGCAACATCGTGATCCTGACCGGTGCCGGGATATCCGCAGAGAGCGGCATCGACACCTTCCGCTCCGCCGGCGGCTTGTGGGAACAGCACAGGGTGGAAGACGTGGCAACGCCGGAAGGATTTGCGCGCGATCCGGAGCTGGTGCTCGGCTTCTACGACATGCGGCGCGAAGCGCTGCGGAAGGTGCAACCCAACGCGGCGCATGCGGCCTTGGCGCGGCTGGATAGGCAGTTCGCGGGCGAGCTGTTGATCGTGACCCAGAACGTGGATGACTTGCATGAACGGGCCGGAGCCCGTCGCATCCTGCATATGCACGGCGAGCTGAAGAGTGCGCTGTGCATTTCCTGCGAAATGCGCTCGCCCTGGGACGCAACGCTGAGTGATCGCCCGCCATGTCCGGTATGCCGGGCCCCCAGCCTGCGGCCTGATGTCGTGTGGTTTGGTGAGATGCCGTATCAGATGGACCGCATCTACAGCGCATTGCGAGAGGCGGATCTGTTCGTCAGCATCGGCACCTCGGGCGCTGTCTATCCGGCGGCAGGCTTTGTCCGCGATGCCCGCGACCTTGGCGCGCGGACGCTAGAGCTCAATCTTGAGCGCAGCGAAGGCTCGGCGTGGTTCCACGAGAGCCGCCAGGGGAAGGCCGGGGAGTTGGTGCCGGAATGGGTTGATGAAGTGCTGATAAGCTAG
- a CDS encoding dicarboxylate/amino acid:cation symporter yields MLRTWFEIPLWQRVVTALILGILTGWAWGPDAESIKWIGDFFIKSIKMLVVPLIFFSLVAGVAAIGDLRKLGAVGGRAMLLFIITGQISVWFGLGLGTFFAPGAGVDTSAIDKGITPEPNETTAVDMILSIIPESPVQVMADAQVLPLIVFAMLIGIGILMADKEGEPVKKVFDSGAVIMQKVTMIVMELTPFGVFALMAWVAGTLGLDALFGLAKLVGLNYLGCLVIIFVMYSAIIKFIAKLPVRDFFRGIIDAMAVSYSTASSNATLPVTLRCTQRNLGVSPSVSSFVVSLGATINMNGTAMYLGLATLFGAQIFGVDLTLGQYFLISILATLAAIGAAGIPGAGLIMMALVFGAVGVPLETIAFVAGVDRIMDMMRTTTNVSGDAAIATTVAVMTGEIDREEMISADDV; encoded by the coding sequence ATGCTACGCACCTGGTTCGAGATTCCGCTGTGGCAACGTGTCGTCACCGCGCTGATCCTTGGCATTCTGACCGGTTGGGCCTGGGGCCCCGATGCGGAAAGCATCAAGTGGATCGGCGATTTCTTCATCAAATCGATCAAGATGCTGGTCGTGCCGCTGATCTTCTTCAGCCTGGTGGCCGGCGTCGCGGCAATTGGCGATCTGCGCAAGCTGGGCGCGGTGGGTGGACGCGCGATGCTGCTGTTCATCATTACCGGCCAGATTTCCGTCTGGTTCGGCCTTGGCCTTGGCACATTCTTCGCGCCAGGCGCGGGCGTGGATACGAGCGCGATCGACAAAGGCATCACGCCGGAACCGAACGAGACGACGGCGGTCGACATGATCCTTTCGATCATTCCGGAAAGCCCGGTGCAGGTGATGGCCGACGCGCAGGTTCTGCCGTTGATCGTCTTCGCCATGCTGATCGGCATCGGCATTCTGATGGCCGATAAAGAGGGCGAGCCGGTCAAGAAGGTCTTCGATAGCGGCGCCGTCATCATGCAGAAAGTCACGATGATCGTGATGGAGCTGACCCCATTCGGCGTGTTCGCGCTGATGGCGTGGGTCGCGGGCACGCTAGGGCTGGACGCGCTGTTCGGCCTCGCGAAGCTGGTCGGCCTAAATTATCTGGGCTGCCTCGTGATCATTTTCGTGATGTATTCCGCGATCATCAAATTCATTGCCAAACTGCCGGTGCGCGATTTCTTCCGCGGGATCATCGATGCAATGGCGGTGAGCTATTCGACGGCGTCTTCCAACGCGACCTTGCCGGTCACCTTGCGCTGCACCCAGCGCAATCTGGGCGTCAGTCCGTCTGTCTCGAGCTTCGTGGTCTCGCTCGGTGCGACGATCAACATGAACGGCACCGCGATGTATCTGGGTCTCGCGACCTTATTCGGCGCACAGATTTTCGGCGTAGACCTTACTCTCGGTCAGTACTTCCTGATCTCGATCCTGGCGACGCTTGCGGCCATCGGCGCAGCGGGCATTCCGGGCGCGGGCCTGATCATGATGGCGCTGGTGTTCGGCGCGGTCGGAGTGCCACTGGAAACCATTGCCTTCGTGGCAGGTGTGGACCGGATCATGGACATGATGCGCACCACCACCAATGTCAGCGGCGACGCCGCGATTGCGACCACGGTGGCTGTGATGACAGGTGAGATCGACCGCGAGGAAATGATTTCGGCGGATGATGTCTAG